A single window of Pyxicephalus adspersus chromosome 10, UCB_Pads_2.0, whole genome shotgun sequence DNA harbors:
- the CXCL12 gene encoding stromal cell-derived factor 1, with the protein MDLRTLALLTLLLGTICLSEGKPVSLTYRCPCRYFESNVAKSNIKHLKILSTTNCSLQIVARLKHNGKQICLDPKIKWIQEYLEKALNKKRKH; encoded by the exons ATGGACTTGAGGACCCTGGCTCTCCTTACCCTCCTGTTGGGGACTATCTGCCTGTCTGAGG GGAAACCGGTCAGCTTGACTTACCGATGTCCCTGCAGATACTTTGAAAGCAACGTGGCCAAGAGCAACATCAAACACCTGAAGATCCTCTCCACCACCAACTGCTCACTGCAGATTGT GGCTCGTCTTAAGCACAATGGGAAACAGATTTGCTTGGACCCCAAGATTAAATGGATCCAGGAATACCTGGAGAAAGCTTTGAACAA